From Phragmites australis chromosome 5, lpPhrAust1.1, whole genome shotgun sequence, a single genomic window includes:
- the LOC133919705 gene encoding dof zinc finger protein 4-like: MQEFQSIPGLAGRLFGGAGAADLGRAQAPQGPGARCGGVLPAAAAPEAVKCPRCESTNTKFCYYNNYNLSQPRHFCKSCRRYWTKGGVLRNVPVGGGCRKAKRSSSSSLSASSAPSTPTSTDAKNPRRSSASLPRSNSGSTSTTVAAAATSPTAPATTSSNNIDATSHHTNPFATDVAPPAPIFTDQAAALASLFAPPLPPPLSAFSFTAQPKEERVASVLQLAGQAAPEVPTSTSADMMPFAPLDAGIFELGDASAAAYWNAGSCWTDVHDPSVYLP, encoded by the coding sequence ATGCAGGAGTTCCAGTCCATCCCTGGCCTCGCCGGGCGGTTGTTCGGCGGGGCGGGGGCCGCTGACCTCGGGCGCGCGCAGGCGCCGCAGGGCCCCGGGGCGCGGTGCGGCGGGGTCTTGCCAGCGGCCGCGGCACCGGAGGCGGTGAAGTGCCCGCGGTGCGAGTCAACCAACACCAAGTTCTGCTACTACAACAACTACAACCTGTCGCAGCCGCGCCACTTCTGCAAGAGTTGCCGCCGGTACTGGACCAAGGGCGGCGTCCTCCGCAACGTCCCAGTGGGCGGCGGCTGTCGCAAGGCTaagcgctcctcctcctcctcgttgtcTGCCTCATCGGCGCCGTCCACTCCCACGTCGACTGACGCCAAGAATCCGCGCCGCTCCTCGGCGTCGTTGCCCCGCTCCAACAGCGGCAGCACCAGCACCACGGTCGCTGCCGCCGCGACGTCGCCTACCGCTCCCGCCACGACGTCGTCGAACAACATCGACGCCACGAGCCACCACACGAACCCATTCGCGACAGACGTTGCCCCACCGGCGCCGATATTCACCGaccaggcggcggcgctcgCGTCCCTCTTCGCGCCTCCCCTGCCTCCGCCGCTCTCGGCATTCAGCTTCACGGCGCAGCCGAAGGAGGAAAGAGTCGCCTCGGTACTGCAGCTCGCAGGACAGGCGGCGCCAGAGGTGCCCACCTCCACCTCTGCTGACATGATGCCGTTCGCGCCCCTGGACGCGGGGATCTTCGAGCTCGGCGACGCGTCCGCGGCGGCGTACTGGAACGCCGGGAGCTGCTGGACGGACGTCCATGACCCGAGCGTGTACCTACCCTAG
- the LOC133918066 gene encoding early nodulin-like protein 6, whose protein sequence is MARLHLVVFAASCALLAASVSSLPPAVVFNVGDERGWTVPSGNSTETYNHWAKRNRFQVGDVLNFKYANDSVLLVSHDDYKQCNTESPLSRFTDGDTKFTFDRYGLFYFVSGIPGHCEAGQRMIARVMAPSALSGAPTTAPPAMPPTVSGGGGGASNPVSSPGVLPGSSPTSTSTQSPSPLPQASGASRRVLSVVSSIVVGLVVVGVVFLFVLV, encoded by the exons ATGGCCAGGCTCCACTTGGTCGTCTTCGCTGCGTCCTGCGCCCTCCTCGCTGCGTCGGTGTCGTCGCTTCCGCCGGCGGTGGTGTTCAATGTCGGCGACGAGCGGGGGTGGACGGTGCCGTCGGGCAACAGCACCGAGACGTACAACCACTGGGCCAAGAGGAACCGCTTCCAAGTAGGCGACGTCCTGA ATTTCAAGTACGCGAACGACTCGGTGCTATTGGTGAGCCACGACGACTACAAGCAGTGCAACACGGAGAGCCCGCTGAGCCGGTTCACGGACGGGGACACCAAGTTCACGTTCGACCGCTACGGGCTCTTCTACTTCGTCAGCGGCATCCCGGGCCACTGCGAGGCCGGCCAGCGGATGATCGCGCGCGTCATGGCGCCCTCCGCGCTGTCCGGCGCTCCCAcgacggcgccgccggcgaTGCCGCCAACCGtcagcggcggtggcggaggcgcgTCCAACCCGGTCTCGTCACCCGGCGTCCTGCCCGGGTCCAGTCCCACTTCCACTTCCACCCAGAGCCCAAGCCCGCTGCCCCAGGCCAGCGGCGCATCTAGGCGTGTTCTTAGCGTTGTTTCGTCCATTGTAGTAGGGCTTGTGGTTGTGGGTGTCGTCTTTCTGTTCGTGTTGGTCTAA